Genomic DNA from Elgaria multicarinata webbii isolate HBS135686 ecotype San Diego chromosome 2, rElgMul1.1.pri, whole genome shotgun sequence:
tggtggcctctgcagtggcagttggtagcaggagggagggggctctcaactggagctggacccaggcacggtggagaagtgcctggctgctgcttcctccctcactggtggcctctgcagagacagttggtagcaggagggagggggctctcagctggagctggacccaggcatggtggacaaATAGCTGCTTTGGTTGTCAATTCATTTCCGAGAATAATTCAAACATTGGTAACTACCTTTAGAGCACTAAATCGCTTGGGTCAAGGATGTCCagggatcatctcctcccataccagcctgccctGTTGCCTGACAGCTgctatggctggttggccatgcCACGTTTGTGAAAAATCTTGCCTCAAGAGATTCATTTGGCCCCCTCTGAACTGTTTTTCATTGCATGTTTAACTTTTTTTATTCTGACAGGCATTTCATCCCACATTGAGGTTCTTATTTTAGTTGCATGTATCTGCTGCAACTAAGCCATCACTAATATTAAGGCTGACGTTCTAATGCACACTATAAGCCCCATTGGGCTTCTGAGGAAACAACacacatagaattgtgctgtaagagTATTAATAACAATATTCTTGAAAGAATTAAGACAATCATCAGAGTCTTTTCTCTGGGCCTCCCAGCCATCAGAGATCAGGCCTTTTCGGTTGTGGTGCCTTGAAACTCTGCCCAAGGAGGCTTTCCCAATGCTGAATCTAATTTATTTTCAGCATCAGAGACTATTTTATTTGCCGAAGCCCTCTAGATTGATTGTTTATTTCAACATTAAGATTTTATTTGCTCTACTGCTATCTTAGCTttggattgtattttatttcatttctgtcagCTGAAAAGTGTGATAAGTGCGTTTAAatcaaaaatgaaaaatatgaGAGTAAATTAGTGGGGCCCATTCTCACAGAACATCAATTACAAGTAATCAACTTAATTTCCTCCTACTAGAGTTAATGATCATTCTGCAGTCATGTATTTGAACTTAAAGCAAATACAAAGTGGATAGGAAAATCATAGTACATTGGAATTGTTGTACTGTACACTTGATTTCAACTTTTACAAATGATGGCAAAGTCCCAAGCAATGCAGATTATGCCTGAATCTCAGCTGCAGGGATTTTTGGTGCTGAGATAGCCACATCCTTGTTCCCGAATGTGGTGAAGAGTGATTCCAAGTTCATCAAATGCTCTGAAACATGACTAAGCAAAAATAAAGAGCTTATTTTGGTGGTGTTGGGCAGCTGGTTCCTTGCTTTCTGTCTTGGGGCTAAACTGGACATGATCTTAATTGCATGAATGGAATTAAAGTGAATGTTCTTGTTATGTAAATACCTACCACAGGGAAGTCTTAGCATCTTCAAAGAATTGAGTTAAACTTCTCCTTTCCACTCCTTAAGGCTGTGAGGGGCtattgcatttcaagggaagctccCATTTGTGCCAATTTCCCATataatttggccctcagctgtGCCTTATCTTTCCTTAGTGTATGCCTGAATATATTCCCAATACCCTCCTTTCTAAAGATTTCTCAAATATTATGCCTTGCAAAGTTTTTCTTTATTGCCTTTTaagaatttctttctttcagagtCCCCATTGGCTTTCACCCATTCTCCTGGTTGCATGTTCATCACTGATTTGAAAGAGGAGGATCCTGCATGTGGTTATGGTAAAGAACTCCCTGAAGTCTATTGTATTTGTCGGAATCCTTTGCATTATAGCATCACGTCAGCAGCAGCTGTACAAAAAATCAGATGTTTAGAAGACATGATAGGAGTGGACCCAGGTAAGAGCAAAGAAAAAACCAAACCCAGAATCATTGTTGATATGAGTGTAAAATTGGTATCAAAGAAAGGTTATCTGTAGTACATTTTCCTTCAGTAATTCTACCAAAGGGGAAATCAAGACACTGAATCCAGGCACCATGTAGGAGTCCATTTCCAAACTAGCGCTCACAAGTGCTGAAAGATCCAGGAATACATGGTTCCCGTCCACTGACGTGTTTATTACAAAGTCAATATAAATGAGTGAGTAAAGTTAGCCAAAGCCTTAAAAGTGATGACTAATGGATAGCTTGTATCTCTACTACCTCAGTGTTCCTAAACAATTTTGAAGGACATGAGTAAGTTAGAGATTCTCAGTGTTCAGTACAAATCGGTAGAAAAGCAAAGGGAAGCCAAAGTGAATAACTTCTGCAAGAACTGGAGCCACCAAACTACTTGCATTGTGGTATTGGCTAGAATAAAGAGCTAGCATAGTAGTAGTGTGGTTTTCTTCTCTTCCATGCTGCCTTTTACATTTGTTAGTATGCAAATTCCTATGGATCAGCATTCAGCATGGATTAGTCCATATTTGAAAGGCATAGGTGAATGCTACGTCAGTAAACATGTTAATAGCAAAGTAATCTGCTCAGGAATGATCtcagtcttaaaaaaaaatgttccctcCATGTTTAGGGGACAGAGGTGTGCAACATTTGTGTACTCAGGATGAACTTCTGAAGGCGTGTCTGTCCATTTCCCATGCACAGTCGGTGTTGATCACTACTGGATTTCCTACCCATTTCCAATATGAGCCACCAGAAGAGAATGACGGACCTCCCGGAGCCATTGCAATGGCAGCTATATTGAAGGCCTTAGGGAAAAATGTTGTCATAGTCACTGATCAAAGAGCtctcaatttaaataaaaaaattatcaaGGAAGCCGTTGAACAAGGTATGGTATGGCCTTCTacttttgtaacttttgtaatttTGCCCCTTCCTGCCATAAAGTCTAAGACAGTAATTCCCAAAATAGATGCCCTGGCATATTAGTGTGTGATGACAGTACTGCTAATGTGTTGTGAGAAATTTAACAAAACAGGTAAAGACTCCTGTGAGTACCAAAGTCAATACCCAGCTGAGTCTGCCTGCTATGGTCTTGCCTCTTTCcaatcagcctccactgagagcAGGTAATtctgttgcatttctatatcaagTCTGATTGGATCATCCAGTTATTCCCACTGCAGAAATCCAGCAGGATTGCCTGTCCTCGGCAGGTGTTGTCCATTCTACCTTATGCATGAGGTCATGGCTCCTCCAATTGTAATTCAGAAATCTCAGTTATCAGAAATTTAGAAAACACTAGAGATGGTGACAAATTGTAGAATTAGGAAATCAGAAATAAGCAGTCCCAGTTCAGCATTCCTAGGCCCATTACAAACTAAGCTGAAAGCCCACTGATATTTGGATCATGTTTGTGCCGCTAACCACTCCTCCTTCGAATCTCCATCCTCCCAAGAAGACTTACCATTTGCGAAGGAGAAGGGAACTAATGGCTGGTTTCAGGAAAAGGCTTATAGGCTTCATCCTTAGGACTTTGAAGCTCATAAGCATGCTCTGAAGTGTATGTTACTGCTGGTGTATGTCAGAGTTGTAGTTTCCAAAGTTGTGTATGTCAGAGTTGTAGTTTCCAGCCCAGGTCATTTATTTGGTCCAAGGGGCTTTAGAAACTACCATTAACATGCACCTTGGTGGCAACAGGCTCTCATACATAGGCCTCAAATCTGAGGCCTACAAAACCTCTCCTGTTGCTTGTTGGCCCTCTCTGCCACCAGGTACCCCTTCCACAATGATATTTGAAAATGGAGGGACTGGTTGGGAAGGCTGGAGTCAGTTAAGAAAATGGGGATAGAAGCTCACCCTTTATGCGCTTGTCACCACATGCGCATAATTCAGCCTAATCACGTTGTGAATTTCCCACCCCACAAGTGGATGTGTTGTGGGGGAATTGGGGAAACTTAAAATGTGAATCATGTGGTGAGTATTTCTAGATGTTACAGGGAACCATTTTCAACAGTATCCCCATGCAGTTCACTGACATTACAGTTTACATCAATTAAATACTCCATCCAAAATCTTGTAGAATCTAATCACCCCATGTGATTAGGACATGATCTAGGAAAACTTAAAAATTGATTTGAAGGCAGAGAATTAAGCACATCTTTaactctctcccattgaaataagtAGGACATGCAACTGCTTAATTTTGGCTTGATGACACCTCTAGTGATATTGCAAAGAAGTGTataattaaagcatatttgtacaTTAATCCTACGATTTTGCAAGAGGACAGGGTCCCAAAACGTTTGAACATAGAGCTTAGCACAATTTAATTTTGGGGAAGATAAAATGAGCTGCTGATAAAATGTGAAAAGTGCAAGgaaataaattcattattttGTGATCCTAGCTGTCTTTTTCTTCTACGCTGAATAATTTCActgaatatattttttatttccatATACTCTAGGGATACTGGATACACCAATCCCTATAATTAGCTATCATAGTGATTCTGCAGATTCAGCTTTGCAATTTTTATGTGAAGATGGAAATAAAGAGAAGCCCAGGTATGTTACCAAAAAAGCAAAAGAATGCCAAACCCAGGAAGACAATGTTTTTTACTCTCATGGCAGTCTTTCAGCCTTTCTATCAGGGAAAGCGGATGGAAAGAACAAAAGATTGAGGTggaaagcaggagaagaagcaagttGTTGATAGAGAGAATAGTCTATTTATTGGTGAATAATCTTACCCAGATCTTATAGACAGGAGGATGTATTGCATACCCTTGCAGCAACTGGAGGACATGTTAGGGAATTGGTGTGATACGGGGaatgtagaagaagaagaaagaaaaaaagaaacagaaaaaagaacaagTTAGAAGAGTGGAGGATACTgtttatagttttaaaataacCTGTCAATGCTTTGGTGAATAGCtgtaatagaataataataaacttaGCTTAATCAGCCCGCTTAGTGTTTTCAGTATTACGACAAGCTGGAGAGTAGGTGGGTGTTTGTTAAATAAAGAACATTCCTCACAATACATGGCATGAAATATCAGAAGTGTGTGCATTGGCTTTCAAATCCACTCACACTTTATCCAGTGTGTCATTTGGTGACATTCAAGAGCAATGTTAGATGAAGCAAGGCCATCCGTTAGCAATGAATTTTGAATCCATTTCTCATAATATTCATATTCATTTTAATTAGATTTCATCACCTGATAGCAATAGAGCGTGCTGGGATGGCTGCTGATGGCAATTATTACAATGTAAGGAAAATTAACATTAAGCATTTAGTGGATCCCATTGATGAACTCTTTCTAATTGCACAAACTATCCCTGGAATTACTACAACAGGTAAGTGCCAATATTTCTTCAGTGGCCCGAAAAGTATACTACTATTATTACATACTAGCTGGAAAATCAGGATTGGTGTCCATTATGCAAAGTTGGGAATTGTGCATCTTGCATATGTAGCACAACTGATGAGGCGTCTGGATTGCAGCTCAAGATTTGTTAAGGAGTTGGTCTGGCAATGCCTAGTTACCTTAAATAAGTTCAGGTCTTCAGGGTCATACAGATAGAACTCTCAGTCACAGTAAAATATCTCATACCAGGCACTTAATTACTTATGTACTATACCTCTAAATACAGATATTCTTTCAAGTCACTTTTCTAGAATATATATTGCCTTCTAAATTTAATTAATCATAGCTATGTGATATTTACCAGACTCAAATAGAAAATCACAAGAGTCAAATATTGGAATGCTATACTGCTATATtttagaaaataaacattttccatttcccagtttttttctggcttgtcagatttgtttatttatttatttatttatttaattacatttatataccgccccacagccgaagctctctgggcggtttacaacatttaaaaatgcatctttAAGATGCAATGTTTGCATCTTCTTGGGTGTTTGAATCAAGTTGTTAAATATTTGGAGTAGagtgttccccacccccagagaCATTTGCGTGTAACCAAGCATAGTTgatatttcaaaatacattttaaataatatcCTCTTGTTACTGATATTATTATTAACTCCTTATGACAATTAAGTCTTTTTACAGACCAGTCCTCTTGGTTTGTTTACCCATACTGACTTGACCCTAGGGCTTGGGAAGAAAATGTCACCAGATCTTCCAGCAGTGTTTGTTagttattttgtatatttgaagCATTGAAGATTAGCACAGGGTCTTACCAAGGTGCTGGCAAGGATGCAttagcccagcctttcccaacctggtgccttctagatgtgttggattgcaacttctgTCATTCCCAGTCGGAATGGGAATGGTTGgatttgcagcccaacacatctggagggcaacaggttggggaaggctgccttaactcTTTTGCCCAGATCTTGGGGGAAAGTCCGGTGCCATAACAAAATGAACTGAGTGCACCAAACCCAAGTGATGGCAAAGAAGGAATCCCTGGGGATCAATACAGTTTGTGTCTTGCACTTTGCTCAAGTGTGGCATGTATTGATAAACTATAGCCGCTTTCCCCAACCCTGCATCCTCCAGGTATACTGGACTACAGTTCTcaacatccctagccagcatgagggatgttggctagggatgatgggagctgttgtccatcacatctggagggcgccaggttggagaaggccgacCTATTGAATCCCTAAGTGGTGACTATTATCTTGCCTTACATCTCTAGAGAAATAACAGCACTTTAACATGGAtgtttagaaatgaaatataCATAATTTGTGACATCTTAAATACTGTGCTAGCATATCTAAAGGAATACTATTCAGCAGTTGGAGAACATGGGAGAGTGTTGTCCCTTAACAACCCTAGTAAAGCTAAATTAGGCTGTGAAGAAACTGAATGCCCACGTGTTTGTGTCATAAACTTGACCATAATTTTAAATAACTgggtaataaaaaaagaaatgtaatagGAGCAGAAGTAGAATCTAGGATATATGCTGCAAAAGATTACCTACTTACCAATaatttacattgcaatcctatgtatgtttttttaaatctgatactgtattttaaatctctgtattgttcctaggttttattttggttttacttttatacttcagcttttaagttttatactgtattttatgttgtggttttaatttattgtgaactacccagaaagctttggctactgggccatatagggtgtcatcagatgagcattttattatgGCTTACGGATGTTCTGACGTCCTTTAGACCATGACGTCTACCTCCCGTGTGCCTTCCGCTCGTTTTCCATCActaaatagaccccttttaatccaactattttttttaaacgaaatgtgccgcaatctcctgctggtgcaggaaaagtagctcaataaaaacagcccctgaatgggccccatgatatttgtttacttcctctttcttctcagggaaaaagaggaagtaaaggacaaaagcgggggcagagaagtgatggtaaggaactgtgatttccccGTTTGATGGTACtcgtaaaaatataataaataaaaatatgccaACTCAAGAGTATAGCCCATTGAATTCAAGTCCTACAAATTATTTGAAAACATTGGCAATGTATGTTTCATTCATGGTTTATAGTTGAAAACTAGTGTGATATTTTTACTATACCTTTCTAATTTTAATTTAGGCATTGGGGATGGAGGAAATGAATTAGGGATGGGAAAAGTAAAAGAAGCTGTAAAGAAATACATTCAAAATGGAGATGTTATAGCTTGTGATGTGGAAGCTGATTTTACAATTGTTGCAGGTAAATCAAGAATAAGTTAAACACCTCTACGTAAATGGAACATTTGCATTGGACATTAATTTTCTTGTTGAACATTAAGTTACATGATGTGCGTAATCACtgtttttttgttcttaaaacaAAAATTCTGGGTATAATATAGCTGGGATTCTCCTTGACTGTTAACTCCCCAATGCGCAAGCACAGTTCGCAGGAGTACAGCAGCCCCATTAGATGCTGCCCCAAGTCTCCTCTGTTTTTACTACTTTGGACAGAATCCAGTATCGTGAGTGGAAGACTGTTCACATAATGGAATCTCTTCCCCCTGTGTGCCCAATCTGCTTCAGAAGATCCTCCAACCCTTTTGAGTTTTGTGGCGGTCTACAGGCGCCGTGGGAATCACCTCTGCCCACctggttccactgatggaagcaatTCCATCAGCAGAAGGACTTCATTAGATTCTACACTTCGCCGTTTACAAATCAGTGTAATATTATGAGCAATTGGGGAAaggatttacagtgcaattctatacatatctactcagatgttAGCTCCATTTAATTCACTGGGATTTACTCTCAGCTAAGTGTTATAGGACTGTCACCTTGTGACTCAGTCCTCAAACTACCAACTCTGATCAACATGGTGGGTTTGGATTGGGGTATGCTTCTGATGTTACATTTCCatatttgagtttttaaaatgtatacatttcccaCCATTTTATGGATGTTTCTGTAGCTGTATTTCTGAAATGTAATTTTAGAACAGTCCCAGGTCTTGATTTTTCTAaccagtgtttttaaaatgtgctgttAGAAATTTTAGTATGATGATTAATGGCACTTTTCTCTTACAGGAGTTTCTAACTGGGGAGGCTATGCTGTTGCTTGTGCGCTCTATATCCTCAATACATGTGAAATACATGACCGCTATCTGAGGAAAGCTGTTTGATTTCCCAGGTTATCCAAGAAAGTGAGCTGGGCATCAGCACTGCCCTCTGTGGCTAAGGTATTCTCATGGAAGAATGTTCAGAAAGATTGTCATGGGATACTGAACCTCTCCCAGCTAGTCACAGTTTCTAATATAATCTAAAACCACATATACAGTAGAAATCATCACTGTTGAATGATTGTTGAATAGCCATGGGAGAACAGCCATGGAAGATCTCAAGTGCCTAAGAGACAAATGATTATACTATATTACAATTAACATTTTGCTAAAGATTCTGAGATTTATATGAAGCTAGAAACATTGCTACATCTGAACCCAGTTGTTCCAAGCTGGTTATAGTAGCAATagatatattgttgttgttttaaaggaccCATTCCACAGGATAATTCTGTAAATgaaagagtataaaataataaagttgATGGAGATCAAAGGCCACCTagtcccctgccccccaaaaaggCAGACAAAACCATCCCTCCACAACCTCTCAATCCATCTATACAATCTAGTGTGCAACTGACAAAAACAAAGTAAGCACAGATGTCTCAAGCACTTGGCCCAAGCTGAGCCGGGCAAGGAAAGGCTAAAATTCAAAGTCTGCTATCCCAACTGACCAAGGTAAAAACTCCTCCTCTGCCTCAAATAGGCAACAAGGCAGGCTTTGAGCTTCACAAGGTGCCTCCTAAGATCCTTTCTTTAATTGTGGGTGTCTTTTATGTCCCTGGGGAAGCAGAAAAAAACTTCCCATGTTCATTTGTGGGGAACAAACCTTTCCTGACCCAGTAGCCACCAAGCAAAAGAACTGAAGTTGAAGATATCATTCACAAACTTGTCCAGCTAGCTTGAGCTACTCTTGACCTTTTACTCCCCAAACTATTAAAGAATTTCAGGGACATCATTGCACAGCTTTCCACTTCTAATAATTAAGAAATATAATCTGATATCCAGCCTAAACTTGGCATCCTTTAGGAGGAGGTTACTGCAGGTTTATTAgttgttttgtaatatttggtttatttccaaatatacaggttgagcatCGATGAGGCACACAGCTTAAACCTTCCAATAGCCCAACTCTATTGCTCCCACCCTAAAATGCTTACAAATCCCCAACTCAGCTCTCTGGTGGATACAGGCAGTAAACCTTTATATTccagttgttagggaacatgggtgggagggtgctgttgcatggtgtcctgcttatgggatcCTAgtcaacagcaggttggccactatggAAACAGAGTACTGGataagatggacccttgttctgatccagcatcctaTGTTCTCTTCCTCTGTGTCAAACAATGTCTCCTGTCTTTTTCATTCATATATACTTGGATTGTTCTTTGCTGGCCATGGGATGGAGTGATCTTCCCCCTCCGTTGTTAGGTTTCTCTATTCAGCACATTCCCCAGAAAGATTGTGTTTCAAGAAGCAGTGGGCTAACACTTTTGTTCCCATGGCAACATATTGTCGTAGTTTATTGAACAAAGGGTGCACTCAGGTATAACTGGACCATTAACCCTCTCTTTACCAACCCCACAACAATGTAATAAATGCCATGTAATATGGATTTGGACACAAGTGCAAGGTTGGGATGGTTACCGGTTCTAGCCTGACACCATGAAGTCACTTGTTTGTGAAGTGTGTGGAAAACTTATGAACTGTGGTGAAATTAACAAGTGTTAGAGGATAGAGGCCTGAAATGTAGACTCTCCAACTCAACAGTGTCCAGAGCGTCATGAAGCTTTAGGCCAGAGCTGAAGACTTGCAATATTTAGTCTAATTATCCTGTAATAACATTACTGAAGACTGATGCTGTTATGAAGATCACTTGTATTTTCTGCTAAAGTTTTACCTTCCTAGATATTCCCAATAATTCTGTTTCTTATTAGCCCATCTGTAAATTGTTCCATCTTCCTGTTCATGGCTGCATGTACCACTTCAGCAATTTCATCATCTCTGGCCCACACCTTGTCTTCAGACAGTTGCAAATTACAACATAGCATTTCTCCATCACTTCACTTCTGGATGCCCCTAATTTGATTTCATGTTATCTTTCATACTACAGCTGGACCTGGCTTCCCCTTTCATATCTGTTCCCTGTCCTTTTTCAACTTGTGATTGTTACCACATTGCTACGAAATCAGAAGCATGTGAGGAAGAGCATCAATGCCCATCATTTGAATGCTTGACACCGAAATTATGGTGTTATGTTTCTACACTGTAAACACATTACCATGGAAGCTGTTCtagcttaatatttatttaatgagAGGTCGTGCTAAATGCAGTTTCACACAGACTGATTCCTAAGATGCCTCTTATATTTCCCAGTCTCAGTAATTAGTGGAAATAACTTTTAGTTAATTAGAACAACTCTGTAgaagagaagaaaatgaaattGTCTCTGTTAAGATATGCTTTTACTATGAACTCCCAACAATAAATTCTGAATTAGTTTTCCTGAACTTCAGCGCTACCTTCTGTTAAGGTGAAACAGTCATTCCTAAGGGAGCCAACATTCCATACAATTTGTACAATCTGTTAAAATACTTCTTTCCAAATTGAGGTTggtgggttcccccaccccctattctAGCCCAATTAAGTTGTACTAACCTCCTCTTTTCACTCTCAGTGTCTGCATTATTAAAATGACTTAAAACTCTTCCTATATTTTTGGTACCAATTCCAAATATATTCTAGTTAAATTAATTGGCCAGGTCCTAAATAAGTGAGTTATTTACAACTCTAAATCCTAATACTGAACACAGTTACTTAtattacagtgaccatatgaaaagaagcacagggctcctgtatctttaacagttgtatagaaaaggaaatttcaacagctgtcatttgtatgcagctgCCTTcctgtatctgctcactctaactgttgtgatgaagagggaatttcaccaggtggtgcatgcatgcaaatgacacctgctgaaatttctttttctatacaactgttaaagatacaggaaccctgtcctcctttccatatgatcaccctatacaACTA
This window encodes:
- the DGLUCY gene encoding D-glutamate cyclase, mitochondrial, giving the protein MAEGFKQANVIILHKSLADDFEKFCQANDGPLPLLYRGKPGEWNCPLLNSDSDIRTDCLQYRKYENGMCTGILTSLKEYSEQLKDLVVFYLGCSFTFEKALQKVDIPVRNVEQKCNVSMYKTAVPCCDTENFHCNLVVTMRPIPKDKLEVVVRTTYSMKKSHGAPVHIGNPVLLGIRDLSSPDYGDTVQAHLGDVPVFWACGVTGVEAVSNCKSPLAFTHSPGCMFITDLKEEDPACGYGKELPEVYCICRNPLHYSITSAAAVQKIRCLEDMIGVDPGDRGVQHLCTQDELLKACLSISHAQSVLITTGFPTHFQYEPPEENDGPPGAIAMAAILKALGKNVVIVTDQRALNLNKKIIKEAVEQGILDTPIPIISYHSDSADSALQFLCEDGNKEKPRFHHLIAIERAGMAADGNYYNVRKINIKHLVDPIDELFLIAQTIPGITTTGIGDGGNELGMGKVKEAVKKYIQNGDVIACDVEADFTIVAGVSNWGGYAVACALYILNTCEIHDRYLRKAV